In one Acidovorax sp. NCPPB 4044 genomic region, the following are encoded:
- a CDS encoding MCP four helix bundle domain-containing protein, translating into MSVFKNMKLGAMLGMGFAVVIAIGFMVAAYGRIQLDQVGSNVQALSKDRLGTLLVLQEVKDNINIVARAVRNLALIEDPQTMNQEVARLNDVIQRTSQVMGDLQQRVRSPEARAFMARIAEVRPAFLDALRKAEKLGVANDREGARSVILGELRTAQNAYFKAVDDMVDYQRKMTTALADASENDAASAGTAMVVLAVVSAALGALVAWTITRRVKTQLGGEPAYAAQIAQEVARGNLAVQ; encoded by the coding sequence GTGAGTGTGTTCAAGAACATGAAGCTGGGCGCCATGCTCGGCATGGGGTTTGCGGTGGTGATCGCCATCGGGTTCATGGTCGCGGCCTACGGGCGCATCCAGCTGGACCAGGTGGGCTCGAACGTGCAGGCCCTCTCGAAGGACCGCCTGGGCACCCTGCTGGTGCTGCAGGAAGTCAAGGACAACATCAACATCGTCGCCCGCGCGGTCCGCAACCTCGCGCTGATCGAAGACCCGCAGACGATGAACCAGGAAGTGGCGCGGCTGAACGACGTGATCCAGCGCACCTCGCAGGTCATGGGCGATTTGCAGCAGCGCGTGCGCTCGCCGGAGGCGCGGGCGTTCATGGCCCGGATCGCCGAGGTGCGGCCGGCCTTCCTGGATGCGCTGCGCAAGGCGGAAAAGCTCGGCGTCGCCAACGACCGCGAAGGCGCCCGCAGCGTGATCCTCGGTGAATTGCGCACGGCGCAGAACGCCTACTTCAAGGCCGTGGACGACATGGTCGACTACCAGCGCAAGATGACCACCGCGCTGGCCGATGCCTCCGAGAACGACGCCGCCTCCGCCGGCACCGCCATGGTGGTGCTGGCCGTGGTGTCGGCCGCCCTGGGCGCGCTCGTCGCCTGGACGATCACGCGGCGCGTGAAGACCCAGCTCGGCGGCGAGCCCGCCTACGCCGCACAGATCGCCCAGGAAGTCGCCCGCGGCAACCTCGCCGTCCAA
- a CDS encoding sulfatase family protein yields the protein MPALPQRPNLVFILADDLGYADLGCTGARDAASRPVDVSPRLDAMAAQGLRCTRGYSNSAVCSPTRFALATGRWQYRLRGAAEEPIASVHGDKVLGLPPEHPTLPSLLRGAGYATALVGKWHLGYPPHFGPRLSGYEAFYGFHAGGADYFAHCDPRGRPDFWENEDPHEEEGYLTDLLSRRAADFVRRQSADRPFLLSLHYSAPHWPWLTRDDQEESRRIGGFGKHTDGGSLETYQRMVHHMDEGIGWVLDALAERGLADNTLVVFTSDNGGERFSNNWPFVGQKMDLLEGGIRVPLLARWPARIAAGSVSDTPSLTMDWTATFLAAAGVQAHPDYPLDGTSLLPLFGDPAWNPERDLCWRMKHRGQRALVRGRHKYLVVDGVEYLFDVVADPRERANLQGREPGLLAELRAAWAAWDAGLPPIPDEAKVSLVFTRQDLPQATF from the coding sequence ATGCCCGCCTTGCCGCAACGCCCCAACCTCGTCTTCATCCTGGCCGACGACCTCGGCTATGCCGACCTCGGATGCACCGGCGCCCGCGATGCCGCGAGCCGCCCGGTCGATGTCTCGCCCCGGCTCGACGCAATGGCCGCGCAGGGCCTGCGCTGCACGCGCGGCTATTCCAATTCGGCCGTCTGCTCGCCCACGCGCTTCGCGCTCGCCACCGGGCGCTGGCAGTACCGCCTGCGCGGCGCAGCCGAGGAGCCCATCGCGAGCGTGCACGGCGACAAGGTGCTGGGCCTGCCGCCCGAGCACCCCACGCTGCCCTCGCTGCTGCGCGGTGCGGGTTACGCCACCGCGCTGGTGGGCAAGTGGCACCTGGGCTACCCGCCGCATTTCGGCCCGCGCCTCTCGGGCTACGAAGCGTTCTACGGCTTCCATGCGGGCGGTGCCGACTACTTCGCCCACTGCGACCCGCGCGGTCGCCCGGACTTCTGGGAGAACGAGGACCCGCACGAGGAGGAGGGCTACCTCACCGACCTGCTGAGCCGCCGTGCCGCCGACTTCGTGCGCCGCCAGTCGGCCGACCGGCCCTTTCTACTGAGCCTGCACTACAGCGCGCCGCACTGGCCCTGGCTCACGCGCGACGACCAGGAGGAATCGCGCCGCATCGGCGGCTTCGGCAAGCACACCGACGGTGGCAGCCTGGAAACCTACCAGCGCATGGTCCACCACATGGACGAAGGCATCGGCTGGGTGCTCGACGCGCTCGCCGAGCGCGGGCTGGCGGACAACACGCTCGTCGTCTTCACGAGCGACAACGGCGGCGAGCGCTTCTCGAACAACTGGCCCTTCGTGGGCCAGAAGATGGACCTGCTCGAAGGCGGCATCCGCGTGCCGCTGCTGGCGCGCTGGCCCGCGCGCATCGCGGCCGGCAGCGTGAGCGACACGCCCAGCCTCACGATGGACTGGACGGCCACCTTCCTCGCCGCGGCCGGCGTGCAGGCCCACCCCGACTACCCGCTCGACGGCACCAGCCTGCTGCCGCTCTTCGGCGACCCCGCCTGGAACCCCGAGCGCGACCTGTGCTGGCGCATGAAGCACCGCGGCCAGCGCGCGCTCGTGCGCGGCCGGCACAAGTACCTCGTGGTCGATGGCGTGGAATACCTCTTCGACGTGGTGGCCGACCCGCGCGAGCGCGCCAACCTGCAGGGCCGCGAGCCGGGGCTCCTGGCCGAACTGCGCGCCGCCTGGGCCGCGTGGGACGCGGGCCTGCCGCCGATTCCGGACGAGGCCAAGGTCTCGCTCGTCTTCACGCGGCAGGATCTGCCGCAGGCCACCTTCTGA
- a CDS encoding creatininase family protein: protein MSTAAPPAHPSRFWAELSTRDFSKAQASGLAGRTVAVLPVAAIEQHGPHLPLSVDATLLQGVIDAALPRLPADLPVLFLPPQNVGFSTEHTAFPGTLTLSPATVIALWSELGACVARAGVKKLLLLNGHGGQVSVMDIVARELRQRHGLLVYSASWFSLPLPDAVQRRFTAEEHRFGIHAGQIETSMMLHLAPETVRMAHAKHFRSTSQDRAERYAILGNGRSAKMGWAMQDYHPGGAVGDAAAATAEDGRAVVEAAGAALVALLAELNDLPPSTVRAVG from the coding sequence ATGTCCACCGCCGCGCCGCCCGCCCATCCCTCGCGCTTCTGGGCCGAGCTGTCCACGCGCGATTTTTCCAAGGCGCAGGCCTCGGGGCTCGCCGGGCGCACCGTCGCCGTGCTGCCCGTGGCCGCCATCGAGCAGCACGGCCCGCACCTGCCGCTCAGCGTGGACGCCACGCTGCTGCAGGGCGTGATCGATGCCGCGCTGCCGCGGTTGCCGGCCGATCTGCCGGTGCTCTTCCTGCCGCCGCAGAACGTGGGCTTCAGCACCGAGCACACGGCCTTCCCGGGCACGCTCACGCTCTCGCCCGCCACCGTCATCGCGCTCTGGAGCGAACTGGGCGCCTGCGTGGCCCGCGCGGGCGTGAAGAAGCTGCTGCTCCTGAACGGCCACGGCGGGCAGGTGAGCGTCATGGACATCGTGGCGCGCGAGCTGCGCCAGCGCCACGGCCTGCTGGTCTACAGCGCGAGCTGGTTCAGCCTGCCGCTGCCCGACGCGGTGCAGCGCCGGTTCACCGCCGAAGAGCACCGCTTCGGCATCCACGCCGGGCAGATCGAGACGTCGATGATGCTGCACCTCGCGCCCGAGACGGTGCGCATGGCGCATGCGAAGCATTTCCGATCCACCTCGCAGGACCGGGCCGAGCGCTACGCGATCCTGGGCAACGGCCGCAGCGCCAAGATGGGCTGGGCCATGCAGGACTACCACCCCGGCGGCGCGGTGGGCGATGCCGCCGCCGCCACGGCCGAAGACGGCCGCGCGGTGGTCGAGGCCGCGGGCGCCGCCCTGGTGGCGCTGCTGGCGGAGCTGAACGACCTGCCGCCCTCCACGGTGCGTGCTGTCGGCTGA
- a CDS encoding histidine phosphatase family protein yields the protein MGTLYLVRHGQASFGAQDYDQLSPRGHEQAVRLGAYWRERGLRFDAVYTGTLRRHAQTLAGIAEGLQAAPEPLQALPALDEYDSAALIGAIHPLPLPPADTPELYRQHFRLLCDALAQWMGGTISPAGMPSWTGFSDGVRAVLEHVRRQHAGHDVLLVSSGGPISTAVGEVLSTPPEVTIALNMRIRNSAVTEFSISPKRLMLQTFNTLPHLDTPEHAGWVTHA from the coding sequence ATGGGAACCCTCTACCTCGTGCGCCACGGCCAGGCCTCGTTTGGCGCCCAGGATTACGACCAGCTGAGCCCGCGCGGGCACGAGCAGGCCGTGCGCCTCGGGGCCTACTGGCGCGAGCGCGGCCTGCGCTTCGATGCCGTCTACACGGGCACGCTGCGCCGCCATGCGCAGACGCTGGCCGGCATCGCCGAAGGCCTGCAGGCCGCGCCCGAGCCGCTGCAGGCCCTGCCCGCGCTCGACGAATACGACAGCGCCGCGCTGATCGGCGCCATCCACCCGCTGCCTCTGCCGCCCGCGGATACGCCCGAGCTGTACCGCCAGCATTTCCGGCTGCTGTGCGACGCGCTCGCGCAGTGGATGGGCGGCACCATCAGCCCGGCCGGCATGCCGAGCTGGACCGGGTTTTCGGACGGTGTGCGCGCCGTTCTGGAGCACGTGCGCCGCCAGCACGCGGGGCACGACGTGCTGCTGGTTTCCAGCGGCGGGCCGATCTCCACGGCCGTGGGCGAAGTGCTTTCTACGCCGCCCGAGGTCACGATCGCGCTCAACATGCGCATCCGCAATTCGGCGGTGACCGAGTTCAGCATCTCCCCCAAGCGGCTGATGCTGCAGACCTTCAACACCCTGCCCCACCTCGATACGCCGGAGCACGCGGGCTGGGTGACGCACGCCTGA
- a CDS encoding threonine dehydratase, translating into MNAALPASTLPSAALPTLADIEAAAQVVYADFAATPQYRWALLGERLGAECWLKHENHTPVGAFKIRGGLTYFDQLARRGPLPREVISATRGNHGQSLGWAARRHGVACTIVVPHGNSVEKNAAMRALGVSLIEHGQDFQEAREHAMQLAAGRGAHMVPSFHADLLRGVATYWWEFLRAVPHMDVAYVPIGQGSGACSAIAAKQALGHGVRIVGVVSAHATTYADSIAAGRVVEAPVTTQLADGMACRVADPEALAILAPHLDRLVRVSDDEVAAAMRALFADTHNVAEGAGAAALAAALQEKPTLAGRVVGLPLTGGNVDARMFAGVL; encoded by the coding sequence ATGAATGCCGCCCTTCCCGCATCCACGCTGCCGTCCGCGGCGCTGCCCACGCTCGCCGACATCGAGGCCGCCGCGCAGGTGGTGTATGCGGATTTCGCGGCCACGCCGCAATACCGCTGGGCGCTGCTGGGCGAGCGCCTGGGCGCGGAGTGCTGGCTCAAGCACGAGAACCACACGCCCGTGGGCGCCTTCAAGATCCGCGGCGGCCTCACGTATTTCGACCAGCTCGCGCGCCGCGGCCCGCTGCCGCGCGAGGTGATCAGCGCCACGCGCGGCAACCACGGCCAGAGCCTGGGCTGGGCCGCGCGCCGCCACGGCGTGGCCTGCACCATCGTCGTGCCGCACGGCAACTCGGTAGAGAAGAACGCCGCGATGCGCGCGCTGGGCGTATCGCTCATCGAGCACGGCCAGGATTTCCAGGAGGCGCGCGAGCACGCCATGCAACTGGCCGCCGGGCGCGGCGCGCACATGGTGCCGAGCTTCCATGCCGACCTGCTGCGCGGCGTGGCCACCTACTGGTGGGAGTTCCTGCGCGCCGTGCCGCACATGGACGTGGCCTACGTGCCCATCGGCCAGGGATCGGGCGCGTGCTCGGCCATCGCCGCGAAGCAGGCGCTGGGCCACGGTGTGCGCATCGTGGGCGTGGTGAGCGCCCATGCCACCACCTATGCGGACTCCATCGCTGCCGGCCGCGTGGTGGAGGCGCCCGTGACCACGCAGCTCGCCGACGGCATGGCCTGCCGCGTGGCCGACCCCGAGGCGCTCGCCATCCTGGCGCCGCACCTCGACCGCTTGGTGCGCGTGAGCGACGACGAGGTGGCGGCCGCCATGCGCGCGCTGTTCGCCGACACGCACAACGTGGCAGAAGGCGCGGGCGCCGCCGCCCTGGCGGCCGCGCTGCAGGAGAAACCGACCCTGGCCGGCCGCGTGGTGGGCCTGCCGCTCACCGGCGGCAATGTGGATGCGCGCATGTTTGCCGGTGTGCTGTAA
- a CDS encoding LysE family translocator, with product MTFTPQELLLFALAALVLVLTPGPNMVYCVSRSLTQGPRAGLLSLVGVVAGFGVHLLATALGLSALLMAVPLAFDALRIAGAAYLLWMAWQAVKPGGSAPFEARDLPHDGPRKLVLMGFLTSALNPKVAMFYVSFFPQFLHPERGQWLAQTFTLGALQIGVSALVNALLVLFAARVAMFLHRSATWVQAQRYLMGTVLGALALKILFTERKATP from the coding sequence ATGACCTTCACACCGCAGGAACTGCTGCTGTTCGCCCTGGCGGCGCTCGTGCTCGTGCTGACGCCGGGCCCCAACATGGTCTATTGCGTTTCGCGCAGCCTCACGCAGGGCCCGCGCGCGGGGCTGCTGTCGCTCGTGGGCGTGGTGGCCGGCTTCGGCGTGCACCTGCTGGCCACGGCGCTGGGCCTGTCGGCACTGCTCATGGCCGTGCCGCTCGCCTTCGATGCGCTGCGCATCGCGGGCGCGGCCTATCTGCTGTGGATGGCCTGGCAGGCCGTCAAGCCCGGCGGCAGTGCGCCCTTCGAGGCCCGCGACCTGCCGCACGACGGGCCGCGCAAGCTCGTCCTCATGGGCTTTCTCACGAGCGCGCTGAACCCGAAGGTGGCGATGTTCTACGTGTCGTTCTTCCCGCAGTTCCTGCACCCCGAGCGCGGCCAGTGGCTCGCGCAGACCTTCACGCTGGGCGCCCTGCAGATCGGCGTCAGTGCGCTGGTCAATGCACTGCTCGTGCTGTTCGCCGCGCGCGTCGCCATGTTCCTGCACCGCAGCGCCACCTGGGTGCAGGCCCAGCGCTACCTGATGGGCACGGTGCTCGGCGCGCTGGCCCTCAAGATCCTCTTCACCGAAAGAAAGGCCACGCCATGA
- a CDS encoding VOC family protein, with translation MSGASAPGAHGAAPGIDHLVVMAATLEDGDRWCRRVLGVETVPGGVHPLMGTHNRLLNVSSAAHPRAYLEVIALDPRARPALLPGARRWFDMDDAALRAQVERGGPQPIHWVASVPGIAAAHAALAARGLERGEIVTAGRPTPLGLLEWRITVRPDGQRLMDGCLPTLIQWGDRHPCHSLPESGVALQSLALAHPQAGALEAACAAIGLPGLPCTHAPAGRISATFSTPRGTVSIASPTPENAP, from the coding sequence GTGAGCGGGGCTTCCGCGCCCGGCGCCCACGGCGCCGCGCCGGGCATCGACCACCTCGTGGTGATGGCGGCCACGCTGGAAGACGGCGACCGCTGGTGCCGGCGGGTGCTGGGCGTGGAGACCGTGCCCGGCGGCGTGCATCCGCTCATGGGCACGCACAACCGGCTGCTGAACGTCTCGAGCGCCGCGCACCCGCGCGCCTACCTGGAAGTCATCGCGCTCGACCCCCGGGCCCGGCCCGCGCTGCTGCCCGGCGCACGGCGCTGGTTCGACATGGACGACGCCGCCCTGCGCGCCCAGGTGGAGCGCGGCGGCCCGCAGCCCATCCACTGGGTGGCCTCGGTGCCCGGCATCGCGGCCGCGCATGCGGCCCTCGCGGCGCGCGGGCTGGAGCGCGGCGAGATCGTCACCGCGGGCCGGCCCACGCCGTTGGGCCTGCTGGAGTGGCGCATCACCGTGCGCCCCGACGGCCAACGCCTGATGGACGGCTGCCTGCCCACGCTCATCCAGTGGGGCGACCGCCACCCTTGCCACAGCCTGCCGGAGAGCGGGGTCGCGCTGCAGTCGCTCGCGCTCGCGCACCCGCAGGCCGGGGCCCTGGAAGCCGCCTGCGCGGCCATCGGCCTGCCCGGCCTGCCGTGCACGCATGCGCCCGCCGGCAGGATCTCCGCCACCTTCAGCACGCCGCGCGGCACCGTGTCCATCGCATCGCCAACCCCGGAGAACGCACCATGA
- a CDS encoding PhzF family phenazine biosynthesis protein has translation MRQRPFKQVDVFTDRPYLGNPLAVVLDGEGLGTEEMQHFTNWTNLSEATFLLPPTEEGRAAGADYRVRIFCPGRELPFAGHPTLGSCHAWLEAGGQPRTPGRVVQECGIGQVTLRQGEGRLAFAAPPLIKSGPLPEGDVELIARGLGIERTDIVGHAWCDNGPNWRGVMLSSAEAVLAVRPDAAVLGTLDIGVVGPRGKVGVVGGHGSPGDDGVAFEVRAFFPGSNGLAEDPVTGSLNAALAQWLIGAHLAPPRYIASQGTALGRAGRVHVEQDAGTIWVGGGSVTCVDGQVLL, from the coding sequence ATGCGCCAACGCCCCTTCAAGCAAGTCGATGTGTTCACCGACCGCCCCTACCTCGGCAACCCGCTGGCCGTGGTGCTCGATGGCGAAGGACTGGGCACCGAGGAGATGCAGCACTTCACGAACTGGACCAACCTCTCCGAGGCCACCTTCCTGCTGCCACCCACCGAAGAGGGCCGCGCGGCGGGTGCCGACTACCGCGTGCGCATCTTCTGCCCTGGCCGCGAGTTGCCGTTCGCGGGCCACCCCACGCTCGGCAGCTGCCATGCCTGGCTGGAGGCGGGCGGCCAGCCGCGCACGCCGGGGCGCGTGGTGCAGGAATGCGGCATCGGCCAGGTCACCCTGCGGCAAGGGGAGGGCCGGCTGGCCTTCGCCGCGCCGCCCCTCATCAAGAGCGGCCCGCTGCCCGAGGGCGACGTGGAACTGATCGCGCGCGGCCTGGGCATCGAACGCACCGACATCGTGGGCCACGCATGGTGCGACAACGGCCCGAACTGGCGCGGCGTGATGCTGTCGTCGGCCGAGGCGGTGCTCGCCGTGCGGCCGGACGCGGCCGTGCTGGGCACGCTCGACATCGGCGTGGTGGGCCCGCGCGGCAAGGTCGGCGTGGTGGGCGGCCACGGCTCGCCGGGCGATGACGGCGTGGCCTTCGAGGTGCGCGCCTTCTTCCCGGGAAGCAACGGCCTGGCCGAAGACCCCGTGACCGGCAGCCTGAACGCCGCGCTCGCGCAATGGCTCATCGGCGCGCACCTGGCCCCGCCGCGCTACATCGCCAGCCAGGGCACGGCCCTGGGCCGCGCGGGGCGCGTGCACGTCGAGCAGGACGCCGGCACGATCTGGGTGGGCGGCGGCTCGGTCACCTGCGTGGACGGGCAGGTGCTGCTGTGA
- a CDS encoding glutathione S-transferase, translating into MLRLWGRTSSINVRKVLWATQELGLELQRTDAGGQFGIVREPQFLALNPNGLVPLIEDDGVALWESNTIVRYLCARHAPGDLYPEDLPTRFLAEQWMDWQQTTLNPAGRDAFLQWIRTPAAQRDDAAIARSVAATEPLMELLDAHLARHAYLAGDRFTMADIPVGCEIHRWWGLPQERPARPHLERWYGALRLRTGTLGVLDQPLS; encoded by the coding sequence ATGCTGCGGCTCTGGGGACGGACCTCTTCCATCAACGTGCGCAAGGTCCTGTGGGCCACGCAGGAACTCGGCCTGGAGCTGCAGCGCACCGACGCGGGCGGCCAGTTCGGGATCGTGCGCGAGCCGCAGTTCCTGGCGCTCAATCCCAACGGACTGGTGCCGCTCATCGAGGACGACGGCGTCGCCCTCTGGGAGTCGAACACCATCGTGCGCTACCTCTGCGCGCGCCACGCGCCGGGCGACCTCTACCCCGAGGACCTGCCCACGCGCTTCCTGGCCGAGCAGTGGATGGACTGGCAGCAGACCACGCTCAACCCGGCCGGCCGCGACGCGTTCCTGCAATGGATCCGCACGCCCGCCGCTCAGCGCGACGATGCCGCCATCGCGCGTTCGGTGGCCGCCACCGAGCCGCTGATGGAACTGCTCGATGCGCACCTGGCACGACACGCCTACCTGGCGGGCGACCGCTTCACGATGGCCGACATCCCCGTGGGTTGCGAGATCCACCGCTGGTGGGGCCTGCCGCAGGAGCGGCCCGCGCGGCCGCACCTGGAGCGCTGGTACGGCGCGCTGCGCCTGCGCACGGGCACGCTGGGCGTGCTCGACCAGCCGCTCAGCTGA
- a CDS encoding aminotransferase-like domain-containing protein, whose product MTNWTLAQRAAKMNPSVIREILKVTEKPGIISLAGGLPSPKTFPVDAFAQACATVLGHDGPSALQYAASEGYLPLREAVADFLPWDVSPEQVLITTGSQQGLDLVAKVLIDAGSRVLVETPTYLGALQAFAPMEPEVHSVASDDEGPLPDDLAARMGTGADRARFMYLLPNFQNPTGRTMSEARRAALSAQAAELGLPLVEDNPYGDLWFDQPPPLPLTARNPEGCIYLGSFSKVLAPGLRLGFLVAPRALYPKLLQAKQAADLHTPGFNQRMVAEVMKGGFLDRHVPTIRALYKQQRDAMLEALEREMRGLGVTWNRPDGGMFLWARLPEGMSALDLLPEAVERNVAFVPGAAFYAENPDTRTLRLSFVTASAQQIQTGIASLAAAVRARLPQALEA is encoded by the coding sequence ATGACGAACTGGACCCTGGCCCAACGCGCCGCAAAGATGAACCCCTCGGTGATCCGCGAGATCCTGAAGGTGACCGAGAAGCCCGGCATCATCAGCCTGGCCGGCGGCCTGCCCTCCCCCAAGACTTTCCCGGTCGATGCGTTCGCGCAGGCCTGCGCCACCGTGCTGGGCCATGACGGCCCCTCCGCGCTGCAGTACGCGGCCAGCGAGGGCTACCTGCCACTGCGCGAAGCCGTGGCCGATTTCCTGCCCTGGGACGTCTCGCCCGAGCAGGTGCTGATCACCACCGGCTCGCAACAGGGCCTGGACCTCGTGGCCAAGGTGCTCATCGACGCGGGCAGCCGCGTGCTGGTGGAGACGCCCACCTACCTGGGCGCGCTGCAGGCCTTCGCGCCGATGGAGCCCGAAGTGCACAGCGTGGCGAGCGACGACGAAGGCCCGCTGCCGGACGACCTCGCGGCCCGGATGGGCACGGGCGCCGACCGCGCGCGCTTCATGTACCTGCTGCCCAACTTCCAGAATCCCACCGGCCGCACGATGAGCGAGGCGCGCCGCGCCGCCCTCTCCGCTCAGGCCGCCGAGCTGGGCCTGCCGCTGGTCGAAGACAACCCCTACGGCGACCTCTGGTTCGACCAGCCCCCGCCGCTGCCGCTCACCGCGCGCAACCCCGAAGGCTGCATCTACCTGGGCTCGTTCTCGAAGGTGCTGGCCCCCGGCCTGCGCCTGGGCTTCCTGGTGGCGCCGCGCGCCCTCTACCCCAAGCTGCTGCAGGCCAAGCAGGCGGCCGACCTGCACACGCCGGGCTTCAACCAGCGCATGGTGGCCGAGGTGATGAAGGGCGGTTTCCTGGACCGCCACGTGCCCACCATCCGCGCGCTCTACAAGCAGCAGCGCGACGCGATGCTGGAGGCGCTGGAGCGCGAGATGCGGGGCCTGGGCGTGACCTGGAACCGGCCCGACGGCGGCATGTTCCTCTGGGCCCGCCTGCCCGAAGGCATGAGCGCGCTCGACCTGCTGCCCGAAGCCGTGGAGCGCAACGTGGCCTTCGTGCCCGGCGCGGCCTTCTACGCCGAGAACCCCGACACGCGCACGCTGCGCCTGTCGTTCGTCACCGCGAGCGCGCAGCAGATCCAGACCGGCATCGCCTCCCTGGCGGCGGCCGTCCGCGCGCGCCTGCCGCAGGCGCTGGAGGCCTGA
- a CDS encoding DMT family transporter encodes MSAALPASPPLAPHPSAEAHGLLWGLLGVAIFAFTLPMTRLAVGTPEAPQLSGAFVAIGRAAIAGLLSAALLLLQRAPLPARQDWAPLALTSLGVVFGFPLLTSLAMRHVAAVHASVVIGLLPLATALVGALLHRQRPSPRFWLCALAGTALVVAFALRRSDGGLALHPADALLLAAVLCAAVGYGFGGRLSQRMPAGAVICWALVLALPVTLPVAGLTFPSAPVAPSAWAALAYVSVFSMWLGFFAWYRGLALGGTVRVSQVQLVQPFLGMLFAVPLLGERLDAVSLGFGIAVMATVFIGRRAPTRVRAVPASPPRS; translated from the coding sequence ATGAGCGCCGCATTGCCGGCGTCGCCGCCCCTCGCGCCACACCCGTCCGCCGAGGCGCACGGCCTGCTCTGGGGCCTGCTGGGCGTGGCCATCTTCGCGTTCACGCTGCCGATGACGCGGCTGGCCGTGGGCACGCCCGAGGCACCGCAGCTGTCGGGCGCGTTCGTCGCCATCGGCCGCGCGGCCATCGCGGGGCTGCTGTCGGCGGCGCTGCTGCTCCTGCAGCGCGCGCCGCTGCCCGCCCGCCAGGACTGGGCGCCGCTCGCGCTCACGTCGCTGGGCGTGGTGTTCGGCTTCCCGCTGCTGACCTCGCTGGCCATGCGCCACGTGGCCGCCGTGCATGCGAGCGTGGTGATCGGCCTGCTGCCGCTGGCCACGGCGCTCGTGGGCGCGCTGCTGCACCGCCAGCGGCCCTCGCCGCGCTTCTGGCTCTGCGCGCTGGCCGGCACCGCGCTGGTGGTGGCCTTCGCGCTGCGCCGCTCGGACGGCGGCCTCGCGCTGCACCCGGCCGATGCCTTGCTGCTGGCGGCCGTGCTGTGTGCGGCCGTGGGCTACGGCTTCGGCGGGCGGCTGTCGCAGCGCATGCCGGCCGGGGCGGTGATCTGCTGGGCGCTGGTGCTGGCCCTGCCCGTGACGCTGCCGGTCGCCGGCCTCACGTTTCCCTCGGCGCCCGTGGCGCCTTCGGCCTGGGCCGCGCTGGCCTACGTGTCGGTGTTCTCGATGTGGCTCGGGTTCTTCGCGTGGTACCGGGGGCTGGCCCTGGGTGGCACGGTGCGCGTGAGCCAGGTGCAGCTGGTGCAGCCGTTCCTCGGCATGCTGTTCGCCGTGCCGCTGCTCGGCGAACGGCTGGACGCGGTCAGCCTGGGTTTCGGGATCGCCGTGATGGCCACCGTGTTCATCGGGCGCCGAGCGCCCACACGGGTCCGCGCGGTACCGGCAAGCCCGCCACGCAGTTAA
- a CDS encoding LysE family translocator has translation MPLVEFTALLVLAAAMSFSPGPNTTLSTALAANRGLRPAMRFVCAVPVGWTALLLVCAAGIGAAVVAMPMLRTAIKAVGIAYLLWLAWKLSQSGRLADADGARMDVGFWEGAALQFVNIKAWLLALTIVAGWVAGRPDGLQRLVVVVPVMVVFAFASNLLYAATGALLRQWLAEGARLLWFNRAMALVLAATAAWMVTA, from the coding sequence ATGCCCCTGGTCGAATTCACTGCCCTGCTGGTGCTGGCCGCCGCGATGAGCTTCTCGCCCGGCCCCAACACCACGCTCTCGACGGCCCTCGCGGCCAACCGCGGCCTGCGCCCGGCGATGCGCTTCGTCTGCGCCGTGCCGGTGGGCTGGACGGCGCTGCTGCTGGTCTGCGCGGCCGGGATCGGGGCGGCGGTGGTGGCCATGCCGATGCTGCGCACGGCCATCAAGGCGGTGGGCATCGCCTACCTGCTGTGGCTGGCCTGGAAGCTCTCGCAGAGCGGCCGGCTCGCCGATGCCGACGGCGCTCGCATGGACGTGGGCTTCTGGGAAGGGGCTGCGCTGCAGTTCGTGAACATCAAGGCCTGGCTGCTCGCGCTCACCATCGTGGCGGGCTGGGTGGCGGGCCGCCCGGACGGCCTGCAGCGCCTCGTGGTGGTGGTGCCGGTCATGGTGGTGTTCGCCTTCGCCAGCAACCTGCTCTATGCGGCCACGGGCGCGCTGCTGCGCCAGTGGCTTGCCGAAGGTGCGCGGCTGCTCTGGTTCAACCGGGCGATGGCGCTGGTCCTGGCCGCCACGGCCGCCTGGATGGTGACGGCATGA